The Populus alba chromosome 4, ASM523922v2, whole genome shotgun sequence genome contains a region encoding:
- the LOC118039784 gene encoding polyol transporter 5, which yields MSAGLNSERDVNPSQPTTEKTLADFDPVKKPKRNKFAFACAILASVASILLGYDIGVMSGAKDYIQIDLKLSDVEVGLLVGTLNWYSLVGSAAAGVTSDWIGRRYTIVVAGAIFFAGALLMGFSTNYAFLMVARFVAGIGVGFALMIAPVYTTEVSPASTRGFLTSFPEVFINVGILLGYVSNYAFSKLPTNLGWRIMLGVGAIPSVFLALVVIGMPESPRWLVMQGRLGDARKVLDKTSDTKEESQQRLSEIKEAAGIPQDCNDDVVRVQKKSHGEGVWKELFIHPTRPVRHILLCGIGIHFFQQVSGIDAVVLYSTNIFEKAGITSSNDKLLATVAVGFTKTVFILVATFLLDRIGRRPLLLSSVGGMVLSLATLGFGLTIIDHSNEKLPWAIALSIAMVLAFVAFFSIGMGPIAWVYSSEIFPLRLRAQGTGMGVAMNRVTSGVISTTFIMLYKAISIGGAFFLFAGFATVAWVFFFTCFPETRGRTLEDMEVLFGNFISWRSALKDGKKEEEVHGGNDG from the exons ATGTCTGCAGGTCTAAACTCAGAAAGGGATGTCAATCCTAGCCAACCCACAACAGAGAAAACACTAGCAGATTTTGATCCTGTaaagaaaccaaaaagaaacaaatttgcTTTTGCTTGCGCAATCCTAGCTTCCGTGGCTTCAATCTTACTTGGTTATG ATATCGGAGTAATGAGTGGAGCCAAGGACTACATCCAAATTGACCTTAAACTCAGTGACGTGGAAGTAGGATTACTTGTGGGAACTCTCAACTGGTACTCTCTTGTTGGCTCAGCCGCTGCTGGCGTGACCTCTGACTGGATTGGTCGTCGATACACTATTGTGGTGGCAGGAGCCATTTTCTTTGCTGGAGCTCTGCTCATGGGATTTTCCACAAATTATGCATTTCTCATGGTTGCTCGCTTTGTTGCTGGTATTGGTGTCGGTTTTGCCCTCATGATTGCCCCTGTTTACACCACTGAGGTCTCGCCAGCTTCTACTCGTGGATTTCTCACCTCATTCCCAGAA GTATTCATCAATGTTGGGATCTTACTAGGATATGTATCCAATTATGCTTTCTCTAAGCTCCCAACTAACTTGGGTTGGCGAATCATGCTTGGAGTTGGAGCAATTCCTTCGGTGTTCTTAGCTTTGGTTGTTATAGGCATGCCCGAGTCTCCTCGTTGGCTAGTCATGCAAGGTCGACTCGGTGATGCTAGGAAAGTTCTTGACAAAACCTCCGACACTAAAGAAGAATCTCAACAGAGATTGTCAGAGATTAAAGAAGCCGCCGGAATCCCTCAAGATTGCAACGATGACGTTGTCCGTGTGCAGAAAAAGAGTCACGGCGAAGGTGTTTGGAAAGAATTATTCATTCATCCCACACGTCCTGTTCGTCACATCCTGCTTTGTGGGATCGGTATCCATTTCTTCCAACAAGTTTCAGGAATAGACGCGGTCGTTTTGTACAGCACCAACATCTTCGAAAAGGCCGGAATCACGTCATCCAATGATAAATTACTGGCAACTGTAGCGGTTGGATTCACCAAGACCGTTTTTATCTTAGTGGCCACATTCTTACTAGATAGGATCGGGCGACGGCCGCTGCTCTTAAGTAGTGTTGGTGGTATGGTACTATCCCTAGCAACCCTCGGATTCGGGCTGACAATAATTGATCATTCAAATGAGAAACTACCATGGGCGATTGCCTTATCAATCGCTATGGTGTTAGCTTTTGTTGCATTCTTCTCCATAGGAATGGGACCGATAGCTTGGGTTTATAGTTCAGAGATTTTCCCGTTGAGATTACGCGCTCAGGGGACAGGTATGGGAGTGGCCATGAATAGAGTGACAAGTGGGGTAATATCTACAACTTTTATTATGCTCTACAAGGCTATATCTATCGGTGGGGCCTTTTTCCTGTTCGCCGGATTTGCAACAGTGGCTTGGGTAttcttttttacatgttttcctGAGACACGAGGAAGAACCTTAGAGGACATGGAAGTgctttttggtaattttatcaGCTGGAGGTCTGCTTTAAAGGATGGGAAAAAGGAGGAGGAAGTTCACGGTGGAAATGATGGTTAA